AAAGGATGAGAGATACTACAGTAGATAGTCAAACCCACATGTAGACTGTAGTGGGGACGAGACTCGAGAGTGAAGACATAACAGAAACTGACCTGGCCTGGACGTCCCTCTTTCAAGTTGATGAAGGAGCAGATCGAGCTGCCTACCTGTCCTAAGTCCCAAGGACATATTATTCAGTCGCTCTTTGGCCTTGTCCAGCATATGTACATGAATTCAGTGCGCCTCAATATATATGACTGTGCTCGATGTGTAGGTTATACGTCGCTGCTTGGTAATTGCTATGAACTCGACGACTCCTATCCTTCCATGAGCTTGACTCGACGCGTCAATAATTGAGCTCCATGGGTGCGTAGCGTAGTACGTACATGGTGCATGCATCTATGTCCATCTCTAGCTGGCCAACCAATCTTTACTACGAACTGTCCTGGACCTCTTACGAATTCCTCCTCTCTGCGCACGAACAACGCCCATCCCATTTCCATTTTGGACACAAGGCGGCCTGCGGGCCATTACCGAAAGAGGCAGGCATGCGCTCACGGGACTGCCGCAGTGCCATGTTACGCGCTGGGTGGCCCTGCCCCACCATGATCGCCAGGAAGAGCAAAAGCTCCAAACGAATGAAGCAAAGGAGGCACTGTTCATGTACTGGCCGGCCAATTATTTTGCCTGGGCGTACACAAACTCGGCCAGTAGGCCCTCGAGCATACTGCGCCGGTGTAGCCTTATCACACTCACACATGGTGTACACTGCACGCACAGGAGTTCAGTGTGGTTCCATTCCATGTAGCGAGCAGTGTGGCTCCATGTATCTCTAGATAGCTGGCCAAGAGCCTTGAGAGTTGAGACCAAGAAGACGATCTGCATATCAACTCGACATCCTTTCTTTCCTCCTAGATCTGGGTCACCGGGGGCGGGGACGAGGACTCCAGCTCGTTCCGCCTCGCTGCCGCGTAGGGGGTATACGTCTCTCTGGGACACTGGGAGTCTGGGAGGCGCGCCCAGCAGCTAGCAGCCTCACCAGCCCGCCTGCGTAGCTAGACGCCGGCCGGTCTCCCGTGTCGCCATCATCTACCAGGTTAGTGCCTCCTTGCTTCGTTCATTTGGAGCTGGAGGCCACTTTGCTCCTACATAGCTTCTTGCGCGCGCGTGCATACAGTTTAAAATCTTACCAGCTGGGTTCTATGTAAACCACATCTGATCTCGATCTCTGCTGATCTGTGttgttttcctttcttttttttctttttcagagaGAATCTGTGTGAGTGTCAAATTTCGGGCAGATCTTACCAGCTGGtgcctttatttatttatttatgcatTAAATCACCGGATCTACTGCCATGTCTTGTATGAAACAGTCACACTACAAAAGGTTCATCACTGACTATGCATGTTTGGTTTTTGCCTAAGTGTTCATGCGGAATAGGGGGCTATAGTTGCATGATTTTGTAACGTCGTTTATTTGGTGGAATCGCTTTAAATCCGAATATGTTACGCCTCTTGGATACATACCTCACAACAGATACTATAAGTGGGCTTTGGGGCTACATGACTACATCTGAATTACGTTGATGTTCTTGGGTAGCCCAGGATGAAAATTAAACGCGAAAAATACCACCATTAAAGAATGTACTACAACAAATTTACCCTTTTTGAGTACTACTGACCAGTAAAAGCACAATTTATATTTGCAAAAGTACAGTTTTGAGTGTTAAATAGACCCATTTCattaattttggtgaaccaaattaaCCATTCGAACCATGTGTTGTAAGGGATAATGTGAAAATGTATCACATCAATCCAAAGTCCATCCTCAAACAAAATGAGCTAGTTAAGATTGGAGTTAGGATCTAATGATCCACCACACCAAAACCCCCTCACCAAACACTTCTTTCCATGCCAAACACATTTGGAAGACCGCGACGCCTCCAAAAGTTCGTTTCTTCTTCTGGCTAGTAATGCATGGTCGTTGTTGGACAGCACACCACTACAGGAaaacgcctctttgccgactgcttgccccggtcggcaaaggcataaacccagtcggcaaaggctttgccgaccgcaaagccacgtggcagtcggcaaagagcagtcggcaaagcctgggtcggcaaaggcggatttgccgactgccacgtggcacacagtcggcaaatcctttgccaactgccacgccagcagtcggcatagccacgtggcgccgtcagccctgacggcaggctttgccgactgctgtttcctcggcagtcggcaaagaatttttttttcaaaaattgtttgccgactggcctccagctcggcagtcggcaaagaaagaatttttttttttgaaatgttctttgccgactgctttcggagttgcagtcggcaaaggtttgacctctttgccgactgcctcccattgcagtcggcaaagactctatcctggggtttttttgcccagctttgccgactgtaaacagtcggcaaagctggaattttttttttgcttttgttttctgttttctcgcatcaaaaccctgcaaaatcacaaattataatccaatttcaccagaagcaccggtagcaccatttatatcacaatttcatcacatttgtcgccaacatcaccacatatatcacaataacgcacaacatcacatatatctcacatatatgtcacaataacaaccacacaagtgcattacaaccatcacatgaagtccaacacgtcgaacaccacaagtcgacgtccatcacacgaagttcaacataacaagtctaggtccataacgaagaaaagaaatacatgacaacaacttcgacgatacggtggatacatgataacagaatcgacaagtacctagctcgtcgcgccgtccccggtctcgtcgtccgctccacccccagagcccccagggtttgcccacggaaacccccttggaccaaattgaggcgcctgcgcgtactgccaccctccgcgcaccggcggccacgagtacgtcggaggagggccacgcggaggtggatacggtggatagggtgcaggtggtggatacgacatcatctgatggccgggacctccaggagacgggttcgaacccgtcgactgtacctgcacaagttaaacgccaagtgatgtcattagtatctgcagcatggacacacaagttaaagcaagagtcaatatactcaccggggtccctccaggagcgacaagagcaggcacaggaaaaaactctgaaggaggaggcggtggagcgaacattggaagaggaggcggtgtagacgccccgggcgtctgcatggactggaagaagctggccatgttctgcatctgagtgttgtagtgctgctgcaggctttgctggtaagccatctgttgcgccatcatctgcgcgtgcaacgtggcgatcctctcctccatcttggcctccatctgggcctgcaatattacatCCGCAGTGTTGATTGTATGTACAGGTGCGAAACGAGTGAACGACGAACGAAACGGCACTTACCTGTGACGCTGACTGCCGCCGGGGCGCTACGGGGATGTCGCTGGAGCTCGTGGGAGTGGATCGAACCTGGGTCAGCGTAGGAACCTAGGACGGGTCGAGGGCGCTGTGGGCCATGTAGtagcggccgtgctgcttccctggtcccaacctctgcaggaggtctgtgtccaggggctcggcggtggggtcgaacgtctccccgtagcgctggcgagccgcgacggtgtactcggtggccttctcgtaggcggtggggttggtgtacgcatcgggcccgtcctccgggttgtagacgttgttcggatccgtcgccttgcccttgtgagagaggaggtacgcggtgtactcgttgatttcctgcccaccgtgcgtctgcgtctgcattgaaaacacaaacatggttacaagtaTTGACAATTGAGCGCAAGGATTAAGACATGAACGGACGCATACCCATCTTGTCGCGAACTGGGGGAGGGGCTGATTCCCTTGGTGGTGTGACACCCCTCGCATCTGCGCGCGGCGGCCCTGACGGTCGGCGCGCCTCGCGTACGCCTCATCCGTGCGCCACATGCGCACAATCTCCGTCCAGCATTCCCTGTGGTTGTCGCACCACGACGGACACACCTGcatgacatcaagtatttgacatgcgAGAAGATTAGTGTAATGTTTCACTGAAGGAATCTGAACGAATGTTGTCATACTTAATTACCTGCTCGTATTGCGCTTGGGTGAGGTCGGCCTCCCTCGAGTTCATTCTCTGGTGGATTTGGGGCTTCTTGATGTTCTCTCCAAGCACGTTGGCGTGGAAGTCGCGGATGGCCTGTATGCGCGCCTCATGGTACAGGTCCTTGAGACGATCTTTGCAGACCGCCTCCTGCACTCGCGCCGCCTGGGCTGCTTTACCCTCCTCgcacgtgaagaagtcctgcacacagacacATCATGTAGCATTTCCTTTTTGCAAGAAGTCCGACGAATGCGTACTATTTAGCAATGCGGTGCGATGAAAGACTCACCCAAAACTCCCTCTTTATCTTTGCCGCGATGGTCTCGCCACCCTCCTCGACGAGGTAGAAGTGGGACCACTTGGTGGGCACCTTCATCTCGCCGTTGACGTTGACAAGGCCAGGGTAGTACTCCTTAATCAGGAGGCCCTGGATGCCATTGATATGGCGTGCTTGACCTGCTCCACTCACAATCTTCCAGGAACTGCACGAGTCATTAAGAACAATTATTAGTCTTCAGTTCGATTTTTGacatgtcatatgaacaagtagtgaAATCAATAATGGTTACTTACGTCTGGCCCACGGGTGTGATCACCGGGCGCTGGTGGAATTGCGGCCGCACCCTAGGAAGCTGCGTGGGCCCGCGCGAGTACACCTTGGCGAGGACGAGAACGGCAGCCTCCTGGTCGCCTGGCGACGTCCGCTGGGGGGCTGGGACCCCCTACTGGACGACCCACGCAccaacacctcctcctcctcctcctcctcctcgtcgtcggtgGTCTCCTGCGGGGGGACCTGGTACGCCGAGCGTACTGCTCGAtgcggccgctgccgccgtccgCCTGGCATTTTGTCGAGTACCTGCAATGACAAAGAACAAAACTGTTAGCATAAATAAATGACAAGTACTTGTAAAggaacataataataacaatatagtattacatggccTCGTAATTATCTCCGCGAACGGCAATATCTCGGGCGTGGAGTCGTCATCTCTATCACTATCGTCGTCATcgctatcaatattgtcgagctcCCTTAAGTCATcactgtcatcatcatcctcattgtctccatagtcatcatcatgtacctcctCCTGGACAACTCCATCGCGCTGCATCTGCCATCGCTCAAGCATTCTTAAGTCCCTGGCATCCTGCACCTCCtcaccctcgtcctcatcgatttcgttgtctacttccatgcccatgagcgaaccaatgtcgATCTCCAAGGTACCTTCTAGCCCCTCAGGTTGATAGAACTCATCGGtgcttgggtcaaagttgtaatcgtcGTCGTTTGGGAGAGGCGCTTTGCCGCGCGGCGACACCAAATGCACAAGGCTCCACCCCGCAAGCTTCtcgtctttttggcacgcccatgggaggtaataaacttgcgtggcgtctcggttggccacaatgtagacatcgtctcctttatAGCTGgagtcctgtcgaatctcgacttgacCTATCGTAAGGTCTTTCCTCGTGATatcaggatcgaaccaatggcatttgaataccacCGGCGCTAAAGTCCCGGCACCCTTAAAGTTGAGCTCGTATATCTCTtcgactatgccgtagtagtccTTCCCATCcgtgccgggcgtacgaactccgcAGCACATGGTTTTTAGGTTGGGTCGACTCTCCTCGTAGCTTCTCGtgcgaaagcgatagccattcacatcataaacggtgaatgacttcaccctacgggagaagccacggcccacctgtttCAATTCATCGCTCATTTCTGCATCCGTTCGGGCCTGCAAGGGTAGGAGATCGTTACATAACTCGCTCCGGGGAGCAAAGTGGAATCACAAAGTCGGAAAGAGGTTAGTTGGTTGGTACCTTTGTACAGAACCAGGagatgaaatcgggcacaccgtGTCTAAGAAGATTGTCTTCTTCTTGCTCGGTAGGAGCCCTATTGCCTCTCCAGTATTGACTAATAAATTCCCTGAAAGAAGGAAGAAACTAGAGGGTCAGACCAtgatagatggaggatagtgacggcgtaggtaacaagctcattgagaacttacttctGATAAGGaatcacttcatcaaggttgatCAACAATGTGAACATGATAGTCTGCCACTCCTGATGGTTCAACTGCTTGTTGGTACCTGCGCTTCCACTCCCGAGatccccttggaaaaggctgagtatCGATGAGTTCTCGTCAGCGTTGTAACGAGGGGTTGGATTGTGCATGCTGGGAAGCTTCTCAGTATAGTACGCCTGTGTGAaggtcgacacctcctctagaacggAGGCCTCTCCCACGGAAGCCTCAatcttggctttatttctacaatttttccgaagaagctttagacacctctcgattggatagcaccaacgggcctgcacaggACCCCCCAACCGTGCCTCGCGCGGTAGGTGCAAGATCAGATGCTGCATGGACagaaagaagccgggtggaaatatcatctccaacttgctcgaaactttctagccacccgacgtcgccacttgctcgaaactttctcaaatttttaccacagcctccgcatgcgatgacaagacacgtcgtcaagtttcgtcattttcggactccgtttcgattttataaaatttaaaaacacttttcacgcgcgtggctcggcgtgttccgacaccaacacggtcgaaatttcacgcgaggccccgcacacggcctcaacatgctccaaacatcatgaatatcattttctgaatggccggattccattatttcatgtacctgcagttcaaatctggagctgtcggaaaaaatcaaagaaacagaaaaaatctacggaatatagcaaaataaatcaaaatgaccccaaacttggaatatatcatgtatttactgtatcaaggcaacacaaaaaaactgggatcgaaaatcgaaaaaaaaaattaattctttgccgactgccatcagtggcagttggcaaagagcctttgccgactgccagggaggatggcagttggcaaagcctgcgcctttgccgactgctgacggAGTGGCTGTCGGCAAAGGTGACGGCGTGGATGGCGTCAATCATGgcctgcctttgccgactgcaattctttgccaactgcctggcagtcggcaaagccatggctttgccaactgcctggcagtcggcaaatccaggcagtcggcaaatcctgctttgccgactgcaggaaattccagttggcaaagggacctctttgccgagtgtcgaaaaaaaACAGTTGGCAAATAAAATTGCAGTCGACAAAGAGCCAGTTTCCTGTGGTGCACAGAAGATTTCGCCATGGGTTGCAAGAGTCCGATTCATGCATTCTCTATGATCAACTACCAGAAACAATGGATCACCTTCTCGTTGGCTGTGTTTATAGCAGAGAGGTGTGATGATTCATCCTGAGGAAGCTTCATCTGCAGGATGTCATCGTGTTGCAGGAGGAGAAGGCAATGGAATCGTGGCTTCGCAATAGGAAGCTGATCGGCAAAGAAGACGCTTTGAAAGGAAAGGAATTCGAGAACCTTTTAATGGTACCCAAACCTCCCTGATGCACTTGGCGCTGAAGATACAAGCACCTGTTGTCGCTGTCTATGAAATATGTTTTGATGGTGTCTAGCTGGTTACAAGCACCTGTTGTCGCTGTTGTCGTTGATGTAGGTTGCTTCCTCAGGTAGTCGCAAAATATGTTGCCGTAAATCACAACCCCATGCTGCTATAGGGCCGTTTAGCCTCGGTAATCTGCGGATTACTGCTGCTGTTTGTTATGTAACTGTTATGTTGTCTTCTCCTGCTTAATGAATACCGTGCCAAGGcacgtttgagaaaaaaaaacacttcTTTCCATTAAGCAAAGGGTGGCGCCTTCTTTTTCCAGGGTAGCAAATGCTTATAGCCTTTGGAGTTGGACACCTCGGACTTGGCTGGTGTGTGGTCGTGTGCTGTTTAGTACCTAGAGCCATCGACAGAATTTCATATTCTGTCTTCCGAGAGATGGAACCTTGCTAATTACGCCCTcttttctaaattataattcaaTTTTACTTTAGTTTACTTTGACCTTTTCCTACATCAAACTTTCATAGCTTTGACCAAGTTTTTactaaaatatattaacatctacaaacTATAATAAAGGCACTATCAAAACATATTTCATAGACAATTGAAAGTAATTTTGATGTTATACATGTTAGTGATTTCTTCTATAAATTTCATTGGTATGTGATTTGTTAAGGGAATATTTTATGGTTTCCAACTCTGCACAGTAGCACACATGTATGTTTACTTTGTGCTAGTTTTCTCTTCTATTTTAATAGTGGCATAGTTGGTATTTAGAATAATATGTTGGTGTGCTTTATGGGAATTAATTTTTTATATTACAAGATGGTAATTTAGAAGTTAATTTGAGGGGATTTGTAAATTTATTTTAACATGATAGAGTTAGGTACATTAGATACATAGTTTAAGATGTTACATGGATTATTATGATGGTAGATGTGAGTAATTTAGATGCCAATATAGGGTTACTTTAGATTATCTTTTATAATAGTAGTGGTGGGAAAGTTAGATGAAAATGTGTTAAATAAATGCAAATTCACGGTTTAATTATACCTAATTGGTTGCAGGAGGTTTCTGAATATATGTGACAATTTTAATGATCTACCTTTCTATTGCATCTTGTAAGGACTAGGGTGGAGCCTCCTTTGAGGGCCTAATTAGTAATTGTAAATTTGTCTCAATTTCCGTAGATTCATGCTATGTGCTCATATGAACATCACCTTCTACTCTTATAGTCTTATGTGAGATTATTCAACCAGTGGAATTCTAGCATTGCAGCAGTGGAATTCAGCATGGGAGATGATGCGACTGAACCGGAGGTGATGTTGATGAGACCGCTCGTTGGTGAGCATCCTGTTGTGGCGAGGCAGCCAACAAGTACTACTAGCCCAGGGATTGGCGAGCAGGAAACTAATGGTGATGCTCCAGAAGCTACAAGTCAACAAGCGGAGGTATATACTGAAGTGACTGGCAAGCAGGAGAGTACTGGTAATCCTTTTTCTTTGAACAAGTACATTCAATCCTTTCATAtatctctctatctctacttAATATTAAAGAATGAAGCGTTTCTTTGCTCAACTCCTTCCCTTCCATTCTCCGTCGAG
This sequence is a window from Miscanthus floridulus cultivar M001 chromosome 10, ASM1932011v1, whole genome shotgun sequence. Protein-coding genes within it:
- the LOC136486343 gene encoding extensin-like; the protein is MEAKMEERIATLHAQMMAQQMAYQQSLQQHYNTQMQNMASFFQSMQTPGASTPPPLPMFAPPPPPSEFFPVPALVAPGGTPVQSTGSNPSPGGPGHQMMSYPPPAPYPPYPPPRGPPPTYSWPPVRGGWQYAQAPQFGPRGFPWANPGGSGGGADDETGDGATS
- the LOC136487141 gene encoding uncharacterized protein; this translates as MHNPTPRYNADENSSILSLFQGDLGSGSAGTNKQLNHQEWQTIMFTLLINLDEVIPYQKEFISQYWRGNRAPTEQEEDNLLRHGVPDFISWFCTKARTDAEMSDELKQVGRGFSRRVKSFTVYDVNGYRFRTRSYEESRPNLKTMCCGVRTPGTDGKDYYGIVEEIYELNFKGAGTLAPVVFKCHWFDPDITRKDLTIGQVEIRQDSSYKGDDVYIVANRDATQVYYLPWACQKDEKLAGWSLVHLVSPRGKAPLPNDDDYNFDPSTDEFYQPEGLEGTLEIDIGSLMGMEVDNEIDEDEGEEVQDARDLRMLERWQMQRDGVVQEEVHDDDYGDNEDDDDSDDLRELDNIDSDDDDSDRDDDSTPEILPYSTKCQADGGSGRIEQYARRDQEAAVLVLAKVYSRGPTQLPRVRPQFHQRPVITPVGQTSWKIVSGAGQARHINGIQGLLIKEYYPGLVNVNGEMKVPTKWSHFYLVEEGGETIAAKIKREFWDFFTCEEGKAAQAARVQEAVCKDRLKDLYHEARIQAIRDFHANVLGENIKKPQIHQRMNSREADLTQAQYEQVCPSWCDNHRECWTEIVRMWRTDEAYARRADRQGRRAQMRGVSHHQGNQPLPQFATRWTQTHGGQEINEYTAYLLSHKGKATDPNNVYNPEDGPDAYTNPTAYEKATEYTVAARQRYGETFDPTAEPLDTDLLQRLGPGKQHGRYYMAHSALDPS